TATCTGAATTACTATTTTCTTCAATCTCCCAAGGTTAGTCTATACAACTTCTGGTTTCTTGTGTATATTAGTAATTGTTACACAAAGACAAACACCAACAAACATTGGTTTTGTCCATATTGTGATTTGAGCTAGCATaaaattttgcattaaattACTTCATCTTGCTTTGATAGTGGTTAACACTTAAAActcatgtatttcatttttattttttgtttttttggcagGAGGTGGACCAGAGTGAAATTTcaagaggttttttttttttactattacaTGATTTGAGCTCACTAAGGGTTTCACGGTAAACCTAGTGCATATATAAAATggagaaagaagaaaactaCTCAGTACGCAAAATCCAAGAAAACCTTTATCTTCATTGTTTGTTatattgtattttcttgttgaCTCATCATTACATGACTATGCTGTTTTTCTTTCAACCTGAAATGTTGCAGGGTTCCATTCCTGGAAATTTCACAGGACTTGACTACACACTAGAACATCATCAGCAGAATCAGCATCCACAGCTGATGAAGCCACAGATTGGAGAAGCATCGGGTGACGATGGCAGTAATCAAATGGTGGATTACATGCTCCATAACACTGCTCAGCAACAGCCTATGTCTTCTGGCTTTTGTGGTTCAACTTCTTTAGATAAGTTGAGCTTTGCTGATGTGATGCAATTTGCCGATTTTGGTCCAAAGTTAGCCTTGAATCAAGCAAAAACTCCAGAGGAGGAAACTGTCTTGAATGATTCAGTTTACTTCCTTAAATTTCCGGTCTTGAATGAGAAGTTGCAGGATGACCCTGATCATCAAGCCCTTATGATTCCTCGACCTATCAATGAAGAAAGCAACTCTAAAGTAGGGGAAGAAGGTGATCAAAGACCTGATCAAGATCAAGCCCGGGGTTTCGGAAACACATCAGTTCAACTGCAATTTCTTGGTGATAACCGAGAAAAGAGTCCTTTAACAACAGAAActaagaacaagaaaaaaagatcTAGAACTATCAAGTCGAGTGAAGAAGTTGAGAGCCAGCGGATGACTCACATAGCAGTAGAAAGAAACCGTAGGAAGCAAATGAATGAACATCTTCGAGTTCTTAGGTCTCTCATGCCTGGCTCATACGTGCAAAGGGTATGAAACTCTTCATGCATACTCATAAAACTATGTGAATATTTGTATCTATAACAATTTTTAGATTGATATTTCTTGGCAGTATAAATCTTACATACGCAGGCAGTTTTATTATTGTCACGTATATATGTGGCACAATCTAATAATTGTATATTTGCAAAAGATCTAGTCCAACTTCATATATATAAAGAGTAATTATTATTTAAGCCTATGGTATATACAAGTCGAGTTGTTAGTTtgaaacaaattagaaattTGACAAgggattttttcaaattaataggGAGATCAAGCATCAATAATTGGCGGGGCAATTGAGTTCGTAAGAGAATTGGAGCAACTTCTTCAATGTCTAGAATCACAAAAAAGGAGGAGGCTATATGGAgatggtccaagaccaatagGAGATTCATCATCATCAATTCCAATTCAGCAACCTCAACCCCCATTTTTTCCTGGCATGCCTCTTTCTAGTGATCAAATGAAGCTTGTTgaattggaaactggactacaTGAAGAAACAGCTGAGAGCAAGTCATGCTTGGCTGATGTTGAGGTGAAGCTCTTAGGGTTTGATGCATTGATCAAGATATTGTCTAGAAGAAGACCTGGACAGCTTATTAAGACCATTGCTGCCCTTGAGGATTTGCAGCTCAATATTCTTCATACCAACATAACCACAATTGAACAGACTGTTCTATATTCTTTCAATGTCAAGGTACATATGTGAAAACCCTCTAGAGTTTCCATTCTCTTATACATAATTTCcatgaatttgacatgcaacacAAGTCTTATTCATTGttaaatataaattataaatttgatTCAAGAACTTCATTCTGAATCGGTGTTGTAACATAAGTGATTTACTTTTGATATTCTATATGTAGGTAGCAAGCGAAGCAAGGTTCACAGCTGAAGATATAGCAAATTCCATTCaacaaattttcagttttatccaCGCAAACAGCAGCATATGATGATGGCGTTTAATTTATATGTGACTAGAGTTGAATGATTTTTCTCTGTAGCTTGTACGGTGTATTGAACATGTTTTCAGTTTTCCTTTGTGGGCTCAGCTAAAAACTGGCTAGGAGTGTGTAGTACCTCTATTGGTACAAATTACAAAATACAGTACCTTGAATTGATTTGATGGGTGAAGAtgaattcatattattattattttctcttATTAAACTTAACTTTTCAGACAGTAAAAAGAACCATGAATTCTTTGCACAACTAATTTTCCATCACTTACTCGAAAATGCCAACTTCTTATTGGAAATATATGTAATTCATAAGTACGTAAAACATGCTATGAGTTCTTGAGTTTTCATATATGCTGCTTCAAAGTTGAACTTAAGCAATTTATACTTCAAATGGCGATAACTTTgtgttaaaatgaaatttttggtcTTATCATACACAGTTGAAActctttctcaaaatttttcagCGCACCACTCTGTACTTTCTGTCAAGAAGCCAAAATCTCTGCCAAGTTTTACTGTTTGAGCCACTTTATCACTTACAAATGTAGCCTCTTTTTTGAGTTATTAgttccttcccttttttctttgtgCTAAAAGTTACTtcctttttgtcatttttttttgtactttggtttggattttgatttgtaTACTTGTATGTAACATTATAACTTTTTTTCTGTTCTCAAATTTTGCTCTTTATTGTATTTGGTCATCTGTATCTGATGAGGATGATGAACGTGTTCCCTGTATTATCAAATCTTGGCGGTATTTGTGTGAGAAAGTGACATTGGCTCGCAGCTGTTATCTGCTGTGATGTGATTAGGAATAGGAATTTGCGTGGAAGGAGGAATCTATGTGCTTATCGTGACAAAATCTGCAAGGATGTCCCAATGATAGAACATGGATTAAAAGATTGTAGTTCATACAAAAAAGTCAACTTACCCCACAAGCCCTTGGTGCCATTTCCGTAGGGTTGACTTGTCAGAACACAGAATTAGATCCTTGGATGTATTAGGGTGCCAtctgatttgattttgattttggttTGATATGTACCTTTCAAGGTCTCTTGTCCTTAGAAGGATGCTCGTAAATTTTGCTCAACAAATCACTTGCCAATAACTGATAAATTACACATTTTCTTACCAAAATAAAGGTAAAAGAGAATATACTCATGGTGAAATATATTGATGGTTTTGCCTTCAGTGTAGCAGTCAAACAAGAATTAAAGAATAATTGATTTACACAGCAATAAAAAGTTGAACCCATAGAGGGAGGCATCAGATACATCCATGAAAATTTCCTTAATACAAGGCTTAATTTGTTCCTCAAAgagattttcttcttctttgacaAGTTCACAGAGAATTTCTTATCAAGGCTGATTTTGGATAATTAATGGAGTAAACTACATTGATCACCAAGAAAGGTATATGCCTAACCTACTATGATGGAAGGTGTCAAATGAGCTTAATTTACTGTTTTCATGTGTGATTCTATCATGCTATGGATGCTTCTATGAACTTCTTGCACTTGAGGTCGGGACGTCAAGAACATCAATCACACTTGAATGGTGTAACGCTACTACTGTCTATACAAATTATAACTCTTTCTTAACTGTTTATACAATTTTACAATTATTCATATGAATTTCATACGTAACAAGAGGTTACCAGTAATTTATGCAGAATTACATGTTTAGAGAGATTTACATCACTGAATGACGATTGGAAGTTCTGACAACCGTTCTGCCCAAGTCCGAAGTTCTTGTATGGCCATTCTAGTAGCTACCAAAGGTGGACCTAATGTGACAGAACGTTTGTACTTTTTGTCCTCAGCAAGATGCTAGGATGTACGTGCATGGAAAAACAAACACAAAGCATTAATGGTGACGGAAGTACGAAGACCATTTTGTCAAAGCATTTGATGTCTTTTGCAGTTTTGCTCTTCCATGCAAAACAAACatattttttaccaaatttaaGCTAAAGCCATTAGTAAAATCATTTGGTGTGGCTCTCAACATCTTCTTgatcaatttaatttcttgGATTCTTGGCTTTTCTCCATCTCTTGCCATTACTGCATAGTTTTTTGGGTGATGCTAATCGTATTGATCACACAAGCATCTTGCGGTGGTTATGCTATCGTTACACATTACAAatcatttaataaaattaaaaacataaaaaaaatatccGACCCATATAATAAACACATGAAGGCAAgttactattgaaaaaaaaaaagaaaaactaaactacATTGAAAACAATtgatttcacaaaaaaaaaaaaaaaagcttagtGTTCTTAAATTTATTATGCATGAATTGGaatattttttggatatttacaaTCACCAATTAGTGGCTGTTGGCGCGATTATGCAGTATAATCTTAAGAATATAGTCGTAAACTTTCTTAACATAAGTAAATTCATAAAGTAACAATACAGATCTTTTTTCTTGcttgtttcatttatttattcccTCCTCCTTTCTAAAAGAAACTAAGAAAATTAAAACGAAAAAGAGAAATTCatatatttatcacttaaaaagaaagtaaaagaaaaagagtaagAGACAGTCATTGGACTTTCGGACTTGGCTTTTAAATCCACTGCACAATCTGTATTTGGATCGCTCATCAAGCTCCATCTGTTCAGAGCACCAAAAAGCCCACCTTTGTTCTCTCCTAGCCCAGTCCATTATCATgacaataacaaaaataaaaagtatcCAAGCCCAAAACCCAATAAACGACAACCCTGCCAAAACCCTAAAATCACCTTATGCTCTCTTCCTCCTCCTGCACCCCCATTTCTCACAAACCCCACCGCCATTACAGCAGCAGCAGAAAATTctcaagaaaaaagagagaaaagggatGGTTTCCGGGTCAGGGATCTGCGCCAAGCGGGTGGTGGTGGATGCTAGGCACCACATGCTGGGGCGGTTGGCGTCCATTTTGGCTAAGGAATTGCTGAATGGCCAGAAAGTTGTGGTGGTTAGATGCGAGGAAATTTGCCTTTCCGGTGGCTTAGTTCGTCAGAAAATGAAATACCATAGGTTTCTCCGTAAGAGGATGAACACCAAGCCTTCTCATGGTCCCATTCACTTCCGAGCTCCTTCTAAAATCCTCTGGCGCACCATTCGTGGGTGAGTTACTTGTTATTTGGTATGACGTTCAAGTGATCGACTTTATGTCTTTTTGAATTGCTTGCTTGGCTTTGGttgtttttcactttcatttggCATATTGGAATTTGGGTTTTTATTTTGGGTACAATTTTATGTATTCGTGTTGAGGAAAGATTGAACATTTATCTTCAGTTTGAGTTCTGTACTTGGATTTATGTTTCTGAATTTGGATTGATTGGAGAAATGCCTTTTGGAAATTTGATTACAAGGCTAATTTTGGGGATTAGTGAAATAAAGATTCCTATCTTCTTTGTTACTCTGTATGA
This Coffea arabica cultivar ET-39 chromosome 3e, Coffea Arabica ET-39 HiFi, whole genome shotgun sequence DNA region includes the following protein-coding sequences:
- the LOC113736311 gene encoding transcription factor FAMA isoform X1; its protein translation is MTMLFFFQPEMLQGSIPGNFTGLDYTLEHHQQNQHPQLMKPQIGEASGDDGSNQMVDYMLHNTAQQQPMSSGFCGSTSLDKLSFADVMQFADFGPKLALNQAKTPEEETVLNDSVYFLKFPVLNEKLQDDPDHQALMIPRPINEESNSKVGEEGDQRPDQDQARGFGNTSVQLQFLGDNREKSPLTTETKNKKKRSRTIKSSEEVESQRMTHIAVERNRRKQMNEHLRVLRSLMPGSYVQRGDQASIIGGAIEFVRELEQLLQCLESQKRRRLYGDGPRPIGDSSSSIPIQQPQPPFFPGMPLSSDQMKLVELETGLHEETAESKSCLADVEVKLLGFDALIKILSRRRPGQLIKTIAALEDLQLNILHTNITTIEQTVLYSFNVKVASEARFTAEDIANSIQQIFSFIHANSSI
- the LOC113736311 gene encoding transcription factor FAMA isoform X2, whose protein sequence is MEKEENYSGSIPGNFTGLDYTLEHHQQNQHPQLMKPQIGEASGDDGSNQMVDYMLHNTAQQQPMSSGFCGSTSLDKLSFADVMQFADFGPKLALNQAKTPEEETVLNDSVYFLKFPVLNEKLQDDPDHQALMIPRPINEESNSKVGEEGDQRPDQDQARGFGNTSVQLQFLGDNREKSPLTTETKNKKKRSRTIKSSEEVESQRMTHIAVERNRRKQMNEHLRVLRSLMPGSYVQRGDQASIIGGAIEFVRELEQLLQCLESQKRRRLYGDGPRPIGDSSSSIPIQQPQPPFFPGMPLSSDQMKLVELETGLHEETAESKSCLADVEVKLLGFDALIKILSRRRPGQLIKTIAALEDLQLNILHTNITTIEQTVLYSFNVKVASEARFTAEDIANSIQQIFSFIHANSSI
- the LOC113736311 gene encoding transcription factor FAMA isoform X3, which translates into the protein MKPQIGEASGDDGSNQMVDYMLHNTAQQQPMSSGFCGSTSLDKLSFADVMQFADFGPKLALNQAKTPEEETVLNDSVYFLKFPVLNEKLQDDPDHQALMIPRPINEESNSKVGEEGDQRPDQDQARGFGNTSVQLQFLGDNREKSPLTTETKNKKKRSRTIKSSEEVESQRMTHIAVERNRRKQMNEHLRVLRSLMPGSYVQRGDQASIIGGAIEFVRELEQLLQCLESQKRRRLYGDGPRPIGDSSSSIPIQQPQPPFFPGMPLSSDQMKLVELETGLHEETAESKSCLADVEVKLLGFDALIKILSRRRPGQLIKTIAALEDLQLNILHTNITTIEQTVLYSFNVKVASEARFTAEDIANSIQQIFSFIHANSSI